In Bacillota bacterium, the following are encoded in one genomic region:
- a CDS encoding sugar transferase: MGNNGPKTAFNLLQLIGDIVLVNASIVIAFLIRFQGGLPQFNFHPYLIMIPFVSVLAVLLFNFYGLYHTLKQKWSEVLASLVVSIGILMLFTISISYMIQGFSFPRSVFFIAAIVQVITLGTWRWIMLKIEISRCPPRKIICVAPGEEADFLLEKLTGDHEIVIGIVTRNREDKPRGNFPHLGAFDEVKEICNRYRPDTVIVSGEVPDPVRESVVRGGLSRGWESLIIPSIYEIMLSQAALDQIDDIPVLKIDTINNPGRKQIKRLMDIAASCLGLVLFFPFFLLISLAIKIDSPGPVFYTQKRIGRKGRQFKIYKFRTMKHNAEASTGPIQSYKDDPRVTRMGRLLRPTRMDELPQLINVLKGDMSMVGPRPERPYFVERYEKEIQGYTYRHITNAGITGLAQVMSNYSTSIEDKLRYDLLYAKNYSPLFDIKIILQTIKVILMRDRAS; the protein is encoded by the coding sequence TACCTGATCATGATTCCTTTTGTTTCGGTGCTGGCGGTTCTACTTTTCAATTTTTATGGCCTCTACCACACGTTGAAACAGAAATGGAGCGAGGTGCTGGCTTCTCTTGTTGTTTCCATCGGTATCCTGATGCTTTTTACCATTTCCATTTCCTACATGATCCAGGGATTCAGTTTCCCCCGCAGTGTTTTTTTTATTGCCGCCATCGTGCAGGTGATCACACTTGGCACCTGGCGCTGGATAATGCTGAAGATCGAGATTTCAAGATGTCCGCCAAGGAAGATTATCTGTGTTGCCCCCGGGGAAGAGGCGGACTTTTTGCTTGAAAAATTGACGGGAGACCATGAAATAGTTATAGGAATTGTTACCAGGAACAGGGAAGATAAACCCCGTGGCAATTTCCCCCACCTGGGTGCTTTTGATGAGGTCAAGGAGATATGCAACAGGTACCGGCCAGACACCGTGATTGTTTCCGGAGAGGTTCCCGACCCGGTGCGGGAGTCCGTTGTGCGGGGTGGCCTTTCACGTGGATGGGAATCTCTTATCATTCCCAGCATCTACGAGATCATGCTTTCACAGGCCGCGCTTGACCAGATCGACGATATTCCCGTTCTGAAAATCGACACGATCAACAACCCCGGTCGAAAGCAAATCAAGCGCCTTATGGATATTGCTGCCAGCTGTTTGGGATTGGTGTTGTTTTTCCCCTTTTTCCTTCTTATTTCCCTGGCCATCAAAATCGATTCGCCCGGCCCGGTCTTTTACACGCAGAAAAGGATCGGCAGAAAGGGCAGGCAATTCAAAATATACAAATTCAGGACCATGAAGCACAATGCAGAGGCGTCCACCGGGCCAATACAGTCCTACAAGGACGATCCGCGTGTAACCCGTATGGGGCGTCTTTTGAGGCCTACCCGTATGGATGAGTTGCCGCAATTGATCAATGTCCTGAAGGGCGATATGAGCATGGTCGGCCCGCGGCCGGAAAGGCCCTATTTTGTGGAGCGATATGAAAAAGAAATACAGGGGTACACATACCGCCATATCACCAACGCCGGGATCACCGGGCTGGCCCAGGTGATGAGCAACTACAGCACTTCCATAGAAGACAAGCTGCGCTACGATCTTCTCTATGCCAAGAATTATTCGCCTCTTTTTGATATCAAGATAATTCTCCAGACCATAAAAGTGATTTTGATGCGCGACCGTGCTTCATGA